The proteins below come from a single Comamonas antarctica genomic window:
- a CDS encoding CopD family protein has product MLFAPLKYIHLLAVILWLGGMAFSHFFLRPAAQTLEPAARVPLMHAVLKRFFAAMLVTVAVVLLSGAGMVASVYHMASQAGLRFQMPLSWHVMAALGLVMAGIFGHIRFALFKRLDRAVQSGDWPAGGKALASIRVWVAGNLALGVAIITALRLAL; this is encoded by the coding sequence ATGCTTTTCGCGCCGCTGAAATACATCCACCTGCTGGCCGTGATCCTCTGGCTCGGCGGCATGGCGTTTTCCCACTTCTTCCTGCGCCCCGCGGCGCAAACCCTGGAGCCGGCGGCGCGCGTGCCGCTGATGCATGCCGTGCTCAAGCGCTTCTTCGCGGCCATGCTGGTGACGGTTGCCGTGGTGCTGCTGTCGGGTGCGGGCATGGTGGCTTCGGTCTATCACATGGCGTCGCAGGCCGGCCTGCGGTTCCAGATGCCGCTGTCCTGGCATGTGATGGCTGCGCTGGGGCTGGTGATGGCCGGCATCTTCGGCCACATCCGCTTTGCGCTGTTCAAGCGCCTCGACCGCGCCGTGCAGTCCGGCGACTGGCCCGCGGGCGGCAAGGCACTGGCCAGCATCCGTGTCTGGGTCGCCGGCAACCTGGCGCTGGGCGTGGCCATCATCACCGCGCTGCGCCTGGCGCTGTGA
- a CDS encoding DUF3297 family protein has translation MSDTTQAPALPDHLSIDPRSPHHVAAVFEHDIGIRFNGVERFDVEEYCISEGWVRVPAGKTLDRKGRPLLIKIKGKVEAFYK, from the coding sequence ATGAGCGACACCACCCAAGCCCCGGCGCTGCCCGACCATCTCTCCATCGACCCGCGCAGCCCGCACCATGTGGCGGCGGTGTTCGAGCATGACATCGGCATCCGCTTCAATGGCGTGGAACGCTTCGACGTCGAGGAATACTGCATCAGCGAAGGCTGGGTGCGCGTGCCCGCCGGCAAGACGCTCGACCGTAAGGGCCGTCCGCTGCTGATCAAGATCAAGGGCAAGGTCGAGGCTTTCTACAAGTAA
- a CDS encoding ABC transporter substrate-binding protein, whose amino-acid sequence MSWALLAAPAAQAHAVRDQQGRTVEMARVPQRIVSLLPSATESLCALGACSRLVGVDAFSNHPPEIAALPRLGSVSAPHFEAIVRLKPDVVLMSHSPPLMARLAQFGIAVVVLDAQDLAGIRAQWQVLDSLLQQQRGDDLFARLQAELGRIAAGMRQLPARRVYFEIDATPYAAGPASFIGELLAALGASNIVAPAQGAFARLTPEYVVRQNPQLIIHTAETSARDLAQRPGWAATDAVREGMICSLGRADTDLVSRPGPRLAEAAAVLARCLQLAPR is encoded by the coding sequence ATGTCCTGGGCGCTGCTGGCCGCGCCTGCAGCGCAGGCCCACGCCGTACGCGACCAGCAGGGCCGCACAGTGGAAATGGCGCGCGTGCCGCAGCGCATTGTTTCGCTGCTGCCCTCGGCCACGGAATCGCTGTGTGCGCTCGGCGCCTGTTCGCGGCTCGTCGGGGTCGATGCGTTCTCGAACCATCCGCCTGAAATCGCCGCCTTGCCGCGCCTGGGCAGCGTATCCGCACCGCACTTCGAGGCCATCGTGCGCCTCAAGCCCGATGTGGTGCTGATGTCGCATTCACCGCCGCTGATGGCGCGGCTGGCGCAGTTCGGCATTGCGGTGGTGGTGCTGGACGCACAGGATCTCGCGGGGATACGCGCGCAGTGGCAGGTGCTCGACAGCCTCCTGCAGCAGCAACGTGGCGATGACCTGTTCGCACGCCTGCAAGCCGAACTCGGCCGCATTGCCGCCGGCATGCGGCAGCTGCCGGCGCGCCGCGTGTACTTCGAGATCGATGCGACGCCCTATGCGGCGGGCCCGGCGTCCTTCATCGGCGAATTGCTCGCGGCGCTGGGCGCGAGCAACATCGTGGCTCCCGCGCAGGGCGCCTTTGCGCGCCTCACGCCCGAGTACGTGGTGCGCCAGAACCCGCAGCTCATCATCCATACCGCGGAAACAAGCGCCCGCGACCTCGCCCAGCGCCCCGGCTGGGCCGCGACCGATGCCGTGCGCGAAGGCATGATCTGCAGCCTGGGGCGCGCGGACACCGATCTGGTGTCGCGGCCCGGCCCGCGCCTGGCCGAAGCTGCGGCGGTGCTCGCGCGCTGCCTGCAACTGGCGCCCCGATAG
- a CDS encoding CoA-acylating methylmalonate-semialdehyde dehydrogenase: protein MNAPTAASVLAPSVKLLIDGQMVESRTTQWRNVVNPATQEVLARVPFATPEEINLAVSSAKKAFATWKKTPIGTRARIFLKLQQLIRENMGELAALLTAEQGKTLADAEGDVFRGLEVVEHAAGIGNLQLGELANNVANGVDTYSILQPLGVCAGITPFNFPAMIPLWMFPMAIATGNTFVLKPSEQDPMVTMRLCELATEAGLPPGVLNVIHGGEDAVNAICDHPDIKAISFVGSTQVGTHVYNRASLHGKRVQCMMGAKNHAIVLPDANKEQTLNALAGAAFGAAGQRCMAVSTAVLVGEAQNWIPEIVAKARTLKISAGVESGTDVGPVVSCAALARVEGLIARGEAEGATLELDGRKPEVAGYANGNFVGPTIFSGVKPGMAIYDQEIFGPVLCLLGADSLDDAIALINANPNGNGTAIFTQSGAAARKFQEEIDVGQVGINVPIPVPVPIFSFTGSRASKLGDLGPYGKQVVLFYTQTKTVTARWFDDSTTTGRVNTTINLH from the coding sequence ATGAACGCCCCTACCGCTGCTTCCGTTCTCGCCCCGAGCGTGAAATTGCTGATCGACGGCCAGATGGTCGAATCGCGCACCACGCAATGGCGCAATGTCGTCAACCCTGCCACGCAGGAAGTGCTGGCGCGCGTGCCATTTGCCACGCCCGAGGAAATCAATCTCGCGGTGAGCAGCGCCAAGAAGGCGTTTGCAACCTGGAAGAAAACGCCCATCGGCACGCGCGCGCGCATCTTTCTGAAGCTGCAGCAGCTGATCCGCGAGAACATGGGCGAGCTGGCCGCGCTGCTCACCGCCGAGCAGGGCAAGACGCTGGCCGACGCCGAAGGCGACGTGTTCCGCGGCCTGGAGGTCGTCGAGCACGCGGCCGGCATCGGCAACCTGCAGCTCGGCGAGCTGGCCAACAACGTCGCCAATGGCGTCGACACCTATTCGATCCTGCAGCCGCTGGGCGTGTGCGCAGGCATCACGCCCTTCAACTTCCCGGCCATGATTCCGCTGTGGATGTTCCCCATGGCGATTGCCACCGGCAACACCTTCGTGCTCAAGCCGTCGGAGCAGGACCCGATGGTCACCATGCGCCTGTGCGAACTGGCCACCGAAGCCGGCTTGCCGCCGGGCGTGCTCAACGTGATCCATGGCGGCGAGGATGCGGTGAACGCGATCTGCGACCACCCCGATATCAAGGCCATCAGCTTTGTCGGCTCGACCCAGGTCGGCACCCATGTCTACAACCGCGCCAGCCTGCATGGCAAGCGGGTGCAATGCATGATGGGCGCGAAGAACCACGCCATCGTGCTGCCCGACGCCAACAAGGAGCAGACGCTGAACGCGCTCGCGGGTGCGGCGTTCGGCGCGGCCGGCCAGCGCTGCATGGCGGTCTCGACGGCGGTGCTGGTGGGCGAGGCGCAGAACTGGATTCCCGAGATCGTCGCCAAGGCGCGCACGCTCAAGATCAGCGCCGGCGTCGAGTCGGGCACCGATGTCGGCCCGGTCGTGTCCTGCGCCGCGCTGGCGCGCGTCGAAGGGCTGATCGCGCGCGGCGAAGCCGAGGGCGCCACGCTCGAACTCGACGGCCGCAAGCCAGAGGTCGCGGGCTACGCCAACGGCAATTTCGTCGGCCCGACCATCTTCAGCGGCGTGAAACCCGGCATGGCGATCTACGACCAGGAAATCTTCGGCCCCGTGCTGTGCCTGCTGGGCGCCGACTCGCTGGACGACGCGATCGCGCTGATCAACGCCAATCCAAATGGCAACGGCACGGCGATCTTCACCCAGTCGGGCGCCGCGGCGCGCAAGTTCCAGGAGGAAATCGACGTCGGCCAGGTCGGCATCAACGTGCCGATTCCCGTGCCCGTGCCGATCTTCTCGTTCACCGGCAGCCGCGCCTCCAAGCTCGGCGACCTGGGCCCCTACGGCAAGCAGGTGGTGCTGTTCTACACCCAGACCAAGACCGTCACGGCGCGCTGGTTCGACGACAGCACCACGACCGGCCGCGTCAACACCACCATCAATCTGCACTGA
- a CDS encoding LysE family translocator, which translates to MNATVFYPLLMFTVVYSITPGPNNLLLAASGAAFGYRRSLPHMLGVSIGSALMLWVVGCGLCTAFDRVPQLHMALKYLGGAYMVWLAWDIARSGHAGHREARRPLRFWQGMALQWINPKTWVMAVGIAATYTPRDGYHAHLLQAGLLLALVSFPSISFWTLFGQCVACTLRSPAAVQRFNRWMACLLLLSLYPLGVEVWQGAYA; encoded by the coding sequence ATGAATGCAACCGTCTTCTATCCGCTGCTCATGTTCACCGTTGTCTACTCCATCACGCCTGGACCGAACAACCTGTTGCTGGCGGCCTCGGGCGCGGCCTTCGGCTATCGCCGCAGCCTGCCGCACATGCTGGGCGTGAGCATCGGGTCGGCGCTCATGCTGTGGGTGGTGGGCTGCGGTCTTTGCACTGCGTTCGACCGCGTGCCGCAGCTGCACATGGCGCTCAAGTATCTTGGCGGCGCCTACATGGTCTGGCTGGCATGGGACATCGCGCGCTCAGGCCACGCCGGCCACCGCGAGGCACGCCGGCCGCTGCGCTTTTGGCAGGGGATGGCATTGCAGTGGATCAACCCCAAGACGTGGGTGATGGCGGTGGGCATCGCCGCAACCTACACCCCGCGTGACGGCTATCACGCCCATCTGCTGCAGGCCGGCCTGCTGCTGGCGCTGGTGAGCTTTCCCAGCATCAGTTTCTGGACCCTGTTCGGACAATGCGTGGCCTGCACGCTGCGCTCGCCCGCAGCCGTGCAGCGCTTCAACCGTTGGATGGCCTGCCTGCTGCTGCTGTCGCTGTATCCACTGGGCGTGGAAGTGTGGCAGGGGGCCTATGCCTGA
- a CDS encoding PLP-dependent aminotransferase family protein: MTPDDPGHAVPPGRDGNQCGFTRGWEPRRGAQPTLAEQLSAHIGGLIHNQGLRPGMRLPSVRVMAGASGMSRCTVVQAYGLLEAQGLIWSRRGAGFFVCARPAAAQGQREAGSGCAVPAVFDAAFLLRSMFSGPWHGGHPAGAGLLPPAWLDLEMLGSAIRRVGRTAGSSLLSYGTPLGYRPLRQQIATLLQAQDVPAHPDLHLMTVAGVTQGLDLLVRKLLRPGDAVLVEDPGWFLVHGLLKAQGMQVIGVPRRQDGPDCTALAQLAERHRPRLFIVNSAVHNPTGFTLSAGVAHEVLRIAECFDFLLAEDDTFADFHPGMPVRLAALDRLRRVLLIGGYSKTLGGSLRVGYVAGRPDLIRRLVDGKLLGGPTSPELGEQVVHRILADGEYRRHVGRLRERINQACGRCIEGLVQLGCEVPHPPHAGMFVWADCGRDSQQLAAEAVARGLLLAPGVLFSPQPEPSRMLRVPVSMVDDAAAWALLAQSLGGGPRAKA, translated from the coding sequence ATGACACCTGACGACCCCGGACATGCCGTGCCCCCTGGGCGGGACGGAAACCAGTGCGGTTTCACCCGCGGCTGGGAGCCCCGGCGTGGCGCGCAGCCGACGCTGGCGGAGCAGTTGAGTGCGCACATCGGCGGGCTGATTCACAACCAGGGGCTGCGCCCGGGCATGCGCCTGCCGTCGGTACGGGTGATGGCCGGGGCATCGGGCATGAGCCGCTGCACCGTGGTGCAGGCCTACGGCTTGCTCGAGGCCCAAGGCCTGATCTGGTCGCGCCGGGGTGCGGGGTTCTTTGTCTGTGCGCGGCCTGCGGCGGCCCAAGGCCAGCGTGAGGCCGGCAGCGGCTGTGCGGTGCCTGCAGTATTCGATGCCGCCTTCTTGCTGCGCAGCATGTTCAGCGGCCCGTGGCATGGCGGGCACCCCGCGGGCGCAGGCCTGCTGCCCCCCGCCTGGCTGGACCTGGAGATGCTGGGCAGCGCGATCCGCCGCGTGGGCCGCACGGCCGGCTCCAGCCTGTTGAGCTATGGCACGCCCCTGGGCTATCGGCCGCTGCGCCAGCAGATCGCCACGCTGCTGCAAGCCCAGGATGTGCCCGCCCATCCCGACCTGCATTTGATGACCGTGGCCGGAGTGACCCAGGGGCTGGACCTGCTGGTGCGCAAGCTGTTGCGGCCCGGCGATGCGGTTCTGGTCGAGGACCCGGGCTGGTTCCTGGTGCACGGCCTGCTCAAGGCCCAGGGCATGCAGGTGATCGGTGTCCCGCGGCGCCAGGACGGACCGGATTGCACAGCGCTGGCGCAGCTCGCCGAGCGCCACCGGCCGCGGCTGTTCATCGTCAACAGCGCGGTGCACAATCCCACGGGCTTCACGCTGTCGGCCGGCGTGGCGCATGAAGTCCTGCGCATTGCCGAATGCTTCGACTTCCTGCTGGCCGAGGACGATACCTTTGCCGACTTCCACCCCGGCATGCCGGTGCGGCTGGCGGCGCTGGACCGGCTGCGCCGCGTGCTGCTGATCGGCGGGTATTCCAAGACCCTCGGAGGCAGCCTGCGCGTGGGTTATGTCGCGGGCCGGCCCGATCTGATACGCCGCCTTGTGGACGGCAAGCTGCTGGGCGGCCCGACTTCGCCCGAACTCGGCGAACAGGTGGTGCACCGTATCCTTGCCGATGGCGAATACCGGCGCCATGTCGGCCGGCTGCGCGAGCGTATCAACCAGGCGTGCGGCCGCTGCATCGAAGGGCTGGTGCAATTGGGCTGCGAGGTGCCGCACCCGCCCCATGCGGGCATGTTCGTCTGGGCGGATTGCGGACGTGATTCGCAGCAACTGGCGGCCGAGGCCGTGGCGCGTGGACTGCTGCTGGCGCCCGGAGTGCTTTTCTCGCCGCAACCGGAACCCAGCCGCATGCTGCGCGTGCCGGTGTCGATGGTGGATGACGCCGCGGCCTGGGCGCTGCTGGCGCAGTCCCTGGGCGGTGGGCCGCGAGCGAAGGCCTAG
- a CDS encoding acyl-CoA dehydrogenase family protein: MDFELSDDQRAFADTARQFAQAELAPHAARWDAEGHFPREAIAKAGELGFCGLYAPENAGGLALPRLDATLVFEEMAAVDPSTTAFITIHNMATWMLGTWAQDALREQWGPQLASGSKLASYCLTEPGAGSDAASLVTRAERDGGHYRISGSKAFISGAGSTDLMVLMARTGEAGSGAAGISAFAVPADLEGISYGKKEEKMGWNSQPTRVIHFDNVQVPAQNLLGREGEGFKIAMKGLDGGRINIACCSVGAAQGALAQAQAHLHARRQFGKSLASFQALQFKLADMATELVAARQMVRLAAAKLDAGARDASTYCAMAKRFATDAGFMVCNEALQLHGGYGYIREYPLERLMRDARVHQILEGTNEIMRVIIARRMLEDDAPDVIR; this comes from the coding sequence ATGGATTTCGAACTCAGCGACGACCAGCGCGCATTTGCCGACACCGCGCGCCAGTTTGCCCAGGCCGAGCTGGCGCCGCATGCCGCGCGCTGGGATGCCGAGGGCCACTTTCCGCGCGAAGCCATTGCCAAGGCCGGCGAGCTGGGCTTTTGCGGCCTGTATGCGCCCGAAAACGCCGGCGGGCTGGCGCTGCCGCGGCTCGATGCCACGCTGGTGTTCGAGGAAATGGCAGCGGTCGATCCCTCGACCACGGCCTTCATCACCATTCACAACATGGCGACCTGGATGCTCGGCACCTGGGCCCAGGACGCACTGCGCGAGCAATGGGGACCGCAGCTCGCCAGCGGCAGCAAGCTGGCCTCGTACTGCCTCACCGAGCCCGGCGCGGGCTCCGACGCGGCGTCCCTGGTCACGCGCGCCGAGCGCGATGGCGGCCATTACCGCATCAGCGGCAGCAAGGCCTTTATCTCGGGCGCGGGCAGCACCGACCTGATGGTGCTGATGGCACGCACCGGCGAAGCCGGGTCGGGCGCGGCGGGCATCAGCGCGTTTGCGGTACCCGCCGATCTCGAAGGCATCAGCTACGGCAAGAAGGAAGAAAAGATGGGCTGGAACAGCCAGCCCACGCGCGTGATCCACTTCGACAACGTGCAGGTGCCGGCGCAGAATCTGCTGGGCCGCGAGGGCGAAGGCTTCAAGATCGCGATGAAGGGGCTTGACGGCGGCCGCATCAACATCGCCTGCTGCTCGGTGGGCGCGGCCCAGGGCGCGCTGGCCCAGGCCCAGGCGCATCTGCATGCGCGGCGCCAGTTCGGCAAGAGCCTGGCAAGCTTCCAGGCGCTGCAATTCAAGCTGGCCGACATGGCCACCGAACTCGTGGCCGCGCGCCAGATGGTGCGGCTGGCCGCAGCCAAGCTCGACGCCGGCGCGCGCGACGCCTCGACCTACTGTGCGATGGCCAAGCGCTTTGCCACCGACGCCGGGTTCATGGTCTGCAACGAGGCGCTGCAGCTGCATGGCGGCTACGGCTACATCCGCGAGTACCCGCTCGAGCGCCTGATGCGCGACGCGCGCGTGCACCAGATCCTCGAAGGCACGAACGAGATCATGCGCGTGATCATCGCGCGGCGCATGCTCGAGGACGATGCGCCCGATGTGATCCGCTGA
- a CDS encoding lysozyme inhibitor LprI family protein, which produces MNVLLSPSLLGAGMLALALLPATSQAQAGGACERASSAAAARNACAVLDFQAADTAGTILYGDVMRALSAHERPALRKDQSAWSRERITGCKAAHARDEALDDWPARYHHCLQQATEARRAALMHWLQNGEAPPKQ; this is translated from the coding sequence ATGAACGTTCTGCTCTCCCCTTCCCTTCTTGGCGCTGGCATGCTCGCGCTGGCGCTGCTGCCCGCCACCAGCCAGGCCCAGGCCGGCGGCGCCTGCGAGCGCGCCTCGAGCGCGGCTGCCGCGCGCAATGCCTGCGCCGTGCTGGACTTCCAGGCCGCCGACACCGCTGGCACCATCCTGTATGGCGACGTCATGCGCGCGCTGTCGGCGCATGAGCGCCCGGCGCTGCGCAAGGACCAGTCGGCCTGGAGCCGTGAGCGCATCACCGGCTGCAAGGCCGCGCATGCGCGCGACGAGGCGCTGGACGACTGGCCCGCGCGCTACCACCATTGCCTGCAGCAGGCCACCGAAGCGCGCCGCGCCGCGCTCATGCACTGGCTGCAAAACGGCGAAGCCCCCCCAAAACAATAG
- the mnmH gene encoding tRNA 2-selenouridine(34) synthase MnmH codes for MSPRPPVRITDRHQFHTLIDARSPAEFALDHIPGAINCPVLDNDERATIGTVYKQVSPFEAKRLGAAMVSANLARHLRETFADKPANWKPLVYCWRGGLRSGSMVTWLRLVGWDAQQLTGGYKYFRHHVMQQLEALVPQLQLRVLCGATGSAKTRVLHALAAQGEQVLDLEGLARHKGSLLGQLPGIAQPSQKAFETQLADCLEQLDLARPVYIEGESPRIGRVVLPLALVERMRGAPCIEVEATAPARLDYLLRDYAYLGDDVAALSQQLDRLRELQGNACVARWQAWAQEQALAPLFAELMELHYDPQYERSQARHFHGWPARTRIACADLSDAGIAQLARQVAALHQA; via the coding sequence ATGTCTCCTCGCCCGCCGGTGCGCATCACCGACCGCCACCAGTTCCACACCCTGATCGACGCGCGCTCGCCCGCCGAGTTCGCGCTGGACCACATCCCCGGCGCCATCAACTGCCCGGTGCTCGACAACGATGAGCGCGCGACCATCGGCACGGTCTACAAGCAGGTCAGCCCGTTCGAAGCCAAGCGCCTGGGCGCGGCCATGGTCTCGGCCAACCTGGCGCGCCATCTGCGCGAAACCTTCGCCGACAAGCCTGCCAACTGGAAGCCGCTGGTCTATTGCTGGCGCGGCGGACTGCGCAGCGGCTCGATGGTGACCTGGCTGCGGCTGGTGGGCTGGGATGCGCAACAGCTCACGGGCGGCTACAAATACTTTCGCCACCACGTGATGCAGCAGCTCGAGGCGCTGGTGCCGCAATTGCAGCTGCGCGTGCTGTGCGGCGCGACCGGCAGCGCCAAGACGCGCGTGCTGCATGCGCTGGCCGCGCAGGGCGAGCAGGTGCTCGATCTCGAAGGCCTGGCACGGCACAAGGGCTCGCTGCTGGGCCAGTTGCCGGGCATTGCGCAGCCCTCGCAGAAGGCCTTCGAGACCCAGCTTGCCGACTGCCTGGAACAGCTGGACCTGGCACGCCCGGTCTATATCGAAGGCGAAAGCCCGCGCATCGGCCGCGTCGTCCTGCCGCTGGCGCTGGTCGAGCGCATGCGCGGCGCACCCTGCATCGAGGTGGAGGCCACCGCACCAGCGCGGCTCGACTATCTTCTGCGCGACTATGCCTATCTGGGCGATGACGTGGCCGCGCTTTCGCAGCAGCTCGACCGGCTGCGCGAACTCCAGGGCAACGCCTGCGTCGCGCGTTGGCAGGCATGGGCGCAGGAGCAAGCCCTGGCGCCGCTGTTTGCCGAGCTCATGGAACTGCATTACGACCCGCAGTACGAGCGTTCGCAGGCGCGCCATTTCCACGGCTGGCCCGCACGCACGCGCATTGCCTGTGCGGATCTGAGCGATGCCGGCATCGCGCAATTGGCGCGGCAGGTGGCCGCGCTGCATCAGGCATAG
- a CDS encoding TfoX/Sxy family protein, producing the protein MPRDPDAFSPGLVAALRQALGGRSDVEERPLFGCLCFMVGGKLCLGVKRDELLVRLPPARHDEFLEQPGVRALSPQGGMPGYFFVEPDGYARRERWEAWIGEALAYNPLARATPRRRAKQAAED; encoded by the coding sequence ATGCCACGCGATCCCGATGCCTTTTCCCCCGGCCTGGTGGCCGCGCTGCGCCAGGCGCTGGGCGGCCGCAGCGATGTCGAGGAGCGCCCGCTGTTCGGCTGTCTGTGCTTCATGGTCGGCGGCAAGCTGTGCCTGGGCGTCAAGCGCGACGAACTGCTGGTGCGGCTGCCGCCCGCGCGCCACGACGAATTTCTCGAGCAGCCCGGCGTGCGCGCGCTGTCGCCGCAGGGCGGCATGCCAGGCTACTTCTTCGTCGAACCCGATGGCTATGCGCGCCGCGAACGGTGGGAAGCCTGGATCGGCGAAGCCCTGGCCTACAACCCGCTCGCTCGCGCCACGCCGCGGCGCCGCGCCAAACAAGCTGCCGAAGACTGA
- a CDS encoding cupin domain-containing protein, with product MALPHALPAEAIDVLPFGPQLAHERSVALFKSDDLEVIRMVLPAGKRMPEHKVTGGLVLHCIEGRLRVDIDSRQHALGAGQLLHLPGNVAHAVSAIEDSSALLTLVVRR from the coding sequence ATGGCCCTTCCCCACGCCTTGCCCGCCGAGGCCATCGACGTCCTGCCCTTCGGGCCGCAACTGGCCCACGAACGAAGCGTGGCACTGTTCAAGTCGGATGACCTCGAAGTCATCCGCATGGTGCTGCCTGCGGGCAAGCGCATGCCCGAGCACAAGGTCACGGGCGGACTGGTTCTGCACTGCATCGAGGGCCGGCTACGGGTCGATATCGACAGCCGCCAGCATGCGCTGGGCGCGGGCCAGTTGCTGCATCTGCCGGGCAATGTCGCGCATGCGGTGTCGGCGATCGAGGATTCGTCGGCACTGCTCACGCTGGTCGTGCGCCGCTAG
- a CDS encoding PepSY domain-containing protein, translated as MKYLQPSAIASALRAGGLSLISMVVMGTASAPAYAETPAQWQAALQQSRLSLGQAIDAAEKAVPGRAFEAQLDIDNGSPHFEVDILTVQGEHVEVHVNAGTGAAQQHKNRGAASAKDRKRLDASKISLNQALDAALKHTPGTAVDAELGNDWGRAVIAVDVLTASGQRMEIKISPIDGSVVSAKAD; from the coding sequence ATGAAATACCTGCAACCTTCTGCCATTGCGTCGGCCCTGCGTGCCGGCGGGCTGAGCCTGATCAGCATGGTCGTGATGGGCACGGCCAGTGCGCCCGCCTACGCCGAGACGCCGGCGCAGTGGCAGGCCGCGCTGCAGCAGTCCCGGCTGTCGCTGGGCCAGGCCATCGATGCAGCGGAAAAGGCCGTTCCGGGGCGCGCGTTCGAAGCCCAGCTCGACATCGATAACGGCTCGCCGCACTTCGAGGTCGATATCCTCACCGTCCAGGGCGAGCATGTGGAGGTGCATGTCAACGCCGGCACGGGCGCGGCGCAGCAGCACAAGAACCGCGGCGCGGCCTCGGCCAAGGACAGAAAGCGCCTCGACGCCAGCAAGATCAGCTTGAACCAGGCGCTCGATGCGGCGCTCAAGCACACGCCGGGCACCGCCGTCGATGCCGAACTGGGCAACGACTGGGGCCGCGCGGTGATTGCGGTCGATGTGTTGACCGCCTCCGGCCAGCGCATGGAAATCAAGATCAGCCCCATCGATGGTTCGGTGGTGAGCGCCAAGGCCGACTGA
- a CDS encoding LysR family transcriptional regulator, giving the protein MDWEHLRFFAAVGQQGSLSAAARVLQVEHSTVARRIQALEKSLGQALFTRTPGGLRPSEAGRALLPAVQAMAEAARGIERSADHAGASAEGPSGLVRVGTTEGLGTSLLAGKLAALTCRHAQLSVDLLALPRLLHLSRREADIVISLERPKRGAVVVSRLADYDLYLYGARDYLARRPLVRETTDLRHHAFVHYVDDLLFTKELQLIESLFQPQRYAFRSTSITAQYEAVRAGAGLGVLPAFLADRDPLLSRVHQPQARFTRTFWMSMPQEGQSVPRIQAVWRWLRETLRDEAQRLQPGNHERAS; this is encoded by the coding sequence ATGGATTGGGAACATCTGCGTTTCTTTGCCGCCGTGGGCCAGCAAGGCAGCCTGTCGGCGGCCGCGCGCGTGTTGCAGGTTGAGCACAGCACCGTGGCGCGGCGCATCCAGGCGCTGGAGAAAAGCCTGGGCCAGGCGTTGTTCACGCGCACTCCCGGCGGGTTGCGGCCGAGCGAAGCCGGGCGCGCGCTGCTGCCCGCGGTGCAGGCAATGGCCGAGGCGGCGCGCGGCATCGAGCGCAGCGCCGACCATGCGGGCGCGTCGGCCGAAGGCCCGAGCGGGCTGGTGCGCGTGGGCACCACCGAAGGCCTGGGCACCTCGCTGCTGGCCGGCAAGCTCGCCGCGCTGACCTGCCGCCATGCCCAGCTGTCGGTGGACCTGCTGGCGCTGCCGCGGCTGCTGCACCTGTCGCGGCGCGAAGCCGACATCGTGATCTCGCTGGAGCGCCCTAAGCGCGGCGCGGTGGTGGTGAGCCGGCTCGCCGACTACGACCTCTATCTCTATGGCGCGCGCGACTACCTGGCGCGCCGCCCGCTGGTGCGCGAGACCACCGATCTGCGCCACCACGCGTTCGTGCACTACGTCGACGACCTGCTGTTCACCAAGGAGCTGCAGCTGATTGAAAGCCTGTTCCAGCCACAGCGCTATGCCTTTCGCAGCACCAGCATCACCGCCCAGTACGAGGCCGTGCGCGCGGGCGCGGGCCTGGGCGTGCTGCCGGCCTTCCTCGCCGACCGCGACCCGCTGCTCAGCCGCGTGCACCAGCCGCAGGCGCGCTTCACGCGCACCTTCTGGATGTCGATGCCGCAGGAAGGCCAGTCGGTGCCGCGCATCCAGGCCGTCTGGCGCTGGCTGCGCGAAACGCTGCGCGACGAGGCCCAGCGCCTGCAGCCGGGAAATCACGAGCGCGCGTCCTGA